The Blastomonas fulva genome contains a region encoding:
- a CDS encoding AAA family ATPase has product MNAPWKPGMAATRDQFAAYICDEPTLDIVRAMAINMGWPPEKCNKGGLRNAVQSLSITASPNILLVDLSESGDPLNDINALAEVCEPGTVVIAMGQVNDVRLYRDLIASGLHDYLLKPVGPDHIRDTILQAQAMLNAPKAGEATAERAHVGIMVIGTRGGVGASTVATSLAWQLSKNAGHTTALLDLDLHFGTGALTMDLEPGRGLTDAIDNPSRIDGLFIERAMIKANDKLSILSAEAPISSPLITDGTAFFQLQEEFRHAFENTVVDLPRQMLIDYPHLVSETNIAVLVTELTLASARDAIRLLAWLKSNAPAARVLVVANKVQPAALEISRADFETTIERKIDFLIPADPKTAAQAAKLGQPFCEAGKSTKAGAVMKSLTDRCLGMAEEEVAAEKDTGGAKKSLLGKFGDFKSLLPSKPGKK; this is encoded by the coding sequence GTGAACGCACCGTGGAAGCCTGGCATGGCCGCGACCCGCGACCAGTTTGCCGCCTATATCTGCGACGAGCCTACGCTGGACATAGTCCGCGCGATGGCCATCAACATGGGCTGGCCGCCTGAGAAGTGCAACAAGGGCGGCCTGCGCAACGCGGTGCAGTCGCTCTCGATCACCGCGAGCCCCAACATCCTGCTGGTCGACCTGTCCGAATCGGGCGACCCGCTGAACGACATCAACGCGCTGGCGGAAGTCTGCGAGCCCGGCACCGTGGTGATCGCCATGGGCCAGGTCAACGACGTGCGCCTGTACCGCGATCTCATCGCCAGCGGCCTGCACGATTATCTGCTCAAGCCCGTGGGCCCCGACCATATCCGCGACACCATCCTGCAGGCGCAGGCCATGCTCAACGCGCCCAAGGCCGGTGAAGCCACCGCCGAGCGCGCGCATGTCGGCATCATGGTCATCGGCACCCGCGGCGGCGTGGGGGCATCAACTGTCGCGACCTCGCTCGCCTGGCAGCTCAGCAAGAATGCCGGTCACACCACCGCGCTGCTCGATCTCGACCTGCACTTCGGCACTGGCGCGCTGACGATGGATCTGGAACCGGGCCGCGGCCTGACCGACGCCATCGACAATCCCAGCCGCATCGACGGGCTGTTCATCGAACGCGCAATGATCAAGGCCAACGACAAACTGTCGATCCTCTCGGCCGAAGCGCCGATCAGCTCGCCGCTGATCACCGATGGCACCGCGTTCTTCCAGCTGCAGGAAGAGTTCCGCCACGCCTTCGAAAACACCGTGGTCGATCTGCCGCGCCAGATGCTGATCGATTATCCGCATCTGGTGTCCGAAACCAACATCGCGGTGCTGGTCACCGAGTTGACGCTGGCATCGGCACGCGATGCGATCCGCCTGCTCGCCTGGCTCAAGAGCAACGCGCCGGCAGCGCGGGTGCTGGTGGTCGCCAACAAGGTGCAGCCAGCCGCGCTGGAGATCAGCCGCGCCGATTTCGAGACCACGATCGAACGCAAGATCGACTTCCTGATCCCCGCCGACCCCAAGACTGCGGCGCAGGCTGCCAAGCTGGGCCAGCCTTTTTGTGAGGCGGGCAAGTCGACCAAGGCGGGCGCGGTGATGAAGTCGCTGACCGACCGCTGCCTGGGCATGGCCGAGGAAGAAGTCGCTGCCGAGAAGGATACCGGCGGAGCGAAGAAATCGCTGCTCGGCAAGTTCGGCGACTTCAAGTCGCTGCTGCCGAGCAAGCCCGGCAAGAAGTAA
- a CDS encoding CpaD family pilus assembly protein, producing the protein MRAYHAAIAAAAVLTLSGCGNMASNRSLESVHQPIVSRSNYTLDLNAQGGSLPTQEQRRLAEWFQAMDLGYGDRVAVDDPAGRNVVVKSAVEAAASRHGLLVNDVAPVTTGEIAPGTIRVVVTRSTASVPGCPDWQTKLEMNYRNATSSNYGCSVNANMASMVANKEDLVRGEPGSGTVATQRSDAAIKQYREAPPTGAQGLKQGSTQQGGSQ; encoded by the coding sequence ATGCGCGCTTATCATGCAGCCATCGCAGCAGCGGCCGTCCTGACCTTGTCCGGCTGTGGCAATATGGCCAGCAACCGTTCGCTGGAAAGCGTCCACCAGCCGATCGTGTCGCGATCGAACTACACGCTCGATCTCAACGCGCAGGGCGGCTCTCTGCCCACGCAGGAACAAAGGCGCCTCGCCGAATGGTTCCAGGCGATGGACCTGGGCTATGGCGATCGCGTCGCGGTTGACGATCCGGCGGGCCGCAACGTCGTAGTCAAGTCGGCGGTCGAGGCTGCCGCCTCGCGCCACGGCCTGCTGGTCAATGATGTCGCCCCGGTCACCACCGGCGAGATCGCACCCGGCACCATCCGCGTCGTCGTGACCCGCAGCACCGCCAGCGTCCCCGGCTGCCCCGACTGGCAGACCAAGCTCGAGATGAACTATCGCAACGCGACCAGCAGCAACTACGGCTGTTCGGTCAATGCCAACATGGCATCGATGGTCGCCAACAAGGAAGATCTGGTGCGCGGCGAGCCGGGCAGCGGCACGGTCGCCACGCAGCGCTCCGACGCTGCGATCAAGCAGTATCGCGAGGCTCCGCCGACCGGCGCGCAGGGATTGAAACAGGGCTCTACCCAGCAGGGAGGATCGCAGTGA
- a CDS encoding type II and III secretion system protein family protein, whose translation MTMRFSNILKGALLCGVVAVGGSLTGLAPMTGSPANAQSAMQRPAETLVLSIGRGQLIQLPGTMTDLFVADTGVADVQVKSSRQLYVFGKAGGETTLYASNAAGQVVYSATVRVGSNLDSIDQMLTLAMPDAKVRVSTLNGVVLLTGTVGAPVDSAEAERLVQAFVGDNVKVISRLQTATPMQVNLQVRIAEVSRSLVKEIGANLLTRDLTGGFQFGVSRASRNFASIRDTLDVTTLPRIDASGQFGLPAGTLSLPFNPATGQFVTGGSTTGFLNGIDGKTAIQAAGRLFGVDIASAFDLAEQVGLITTLSQPNLTALSGETADFLAGGEFPIPINQGLGTTTIEYKNFGVSLAYTPTVLANGRISMRVRPEVSELSSAGSVTLNGFQVPALTIRRAETTVELGSGESFMIAGLLSNNSQNLVDKAPGLGDVPVLGNLFKSTNFRKGETELVIVVTPYLVKPVNANDIKLPTDAFRTPDDLQRLINSQQSDGITGGDRPKPSVAPAEGGSGAPEFGALPSQPRALPSSAAKPQRDAKSGKASSRNGGKPGDLAAATPGFSFD comes from the coding sequence ATGACCATGCGTTTTTCCAATATCCTCAAGGGTGCACTGCTGTGCGGCGTGGTCGCGGTGGGGGGTTCGCTCACCGGCCTGGCGCCGATGACCGGCAGCCCCGCCAACGCCCAGTCGGCGATGCAGCGCCCTGCTGAAACGCTGGTGCTCTCGATCGGGCGCGGCCAGCTGATCCAGCTTCCCGGAACGATGACCGATCTGTTCGTCGCCGATACCGGCGTCGCGGATGTGCAGGTGAAGTCTTCCCGCCAGCTGTATGTGTTCGGCAAGGCGGGCGGTGAAACGACGCTCTATGCCAGCAACGCGGCAGGCCAGGTGGTCTATTCCGCCACGGTGCGGGTCGGATCGAACCTCGACTCGATCGACCAGATGCTGACGCTGGCCATGCCCGACGCCAAGGTGCGCGTGAGCACGCTGAACGGCGTGGTGCTGCTCACCGGCACCGTCGGTGCTCCCGTCGACAGCGCCGAGGCCGAACGGCTTGTCCAGGCGTTCGTCGGAGACAACGTCAAGGTCATCAGCCGCCTGCAGACCGCCACCCCGATGCAGGTCAACCTGCAGGTGCGCATCGCCGAGGTCAGCCGCTCGCTGGTCAAGGAAATCGGCGCCAACCTGCTGACCCGCGACCTCACCGGCGGCTTCCAGTTCGGCGTTTCGCGCGCCAGCCGCAACTTTGCCAGCATCCGCGACACGCTGGATGTGACGACGCTGCCGCGGATCGACGCGTCGGGCCAGTTCGGCCTGCCCGCGGGCACGCTGTCGCTGCCGTTCAACCCTGCCACCGGCCAGTTCGTCACCGGGGGCAGCACCACCGGCTTTCTCAACGGCATCGACGGCAAGACCGCGATCCAGGCGGCAGGCCGGCTGTTCGGTGTCGATATCGCCAGCGCATTCGATCTGGCCGAACAGGTCGGTCTGATCACCACGCTGTCGCAGCCGAACCTGACCGCGCTTTCGGGCGAAACCGCAGACTTCCTGGCGGGTGGCGAATTCCCCATCCCGATCAACCAGGGCCTGGGCACCACCACGATCGAATACAAGAACTTCGGTGTCAGCCTGGCCTATACGCCCACGGTGCTGGCCAACGGCCGGATCTCGATGCGGGTGCGGCCCGAAGTGTCCGAACTGTCCTCGGCAGGCTCGGTCACGCTCAACGGCTTCCAGGTGCCTGCACTGACCATCCGGCGCGCGGAAACGACGGTCGAACTGGGATCGGGCGAAAGCTTCATGATCGCAGGGCTGCTGAGCAACAACTCACAGAACCTCGTCGACAAGGCTCCGGGCCTGGGCGACGTTCCGGTGCTGGGCAACCTGTTCAAGTCCACCAACTTCCGCAAGGGCGAGACCGAGCTGGTCATCGTGGTGACGCCGTATCTGGTCAAGCCCGTCAACGCCAACGACATCAAGCTGCCCACCGATGCCTTCCGCACGCCGGATGATCTGCAGCGGTTGATCAACAGCCAGCAGTCGGACGGCATTACAGGTGGCGATCGGCCCAAGCCGAGCGTGGCGCCTGCCGAAGGCGGCAGCGGCGCACCGGAATTCGGCGCCCTGCCCAGCCAGCCGCGTGCTCTGCCTTCATCGGCAGCCAAGCCCCAGCGCGATGCCAAATCAGGCAAGGCTTCATCCCGCAACGGTGGCAAACCCGGCGATCTCGCCGCCGCCACCCCCGGATTTTCGTTCGACTAA
- a CDS encoding type II secretion system F family protein: MNMVQTLLLAGGLLSVIALIAMAFGGPNARKELQRRILAVRERYSENASAKVEAQMRKAIANRKPRFNQAGEDLTKVQMLARRLAMTGKSWTVVQFGQVVIGLGLIVALLIYMRSGQLMMSLFIGSALGFGLPHMVVGHFIKRRLNKFTQHFPDAIDLLVRGLRSGLPVTETLQVVAKEIPGPVGEEFKLVTERIKIGRSMEDALQESANRLQTPEFNFFCITLAIQRETGGNLAETLSNLGAVLRSRAQMKLKIRALSSESKASAYIVGSLPFLVFIMIWWVNPEYLAGFFSEERLMIAGLGGLLWMSIGVFIMAKMVSFEI; this comes from the coding sequence ATGAACATGGTGCAGACATTGCTGTTGGCCGGCGGCCTCCTGAGCGTTATCGCGCTGATAGCGATGGCGTTTGGCGGACCCAACGCCCGCAAGGAACTGCAGCGTCGCATTCTGGCCGTGCGCGAACGCTATAGCGAGAATGCCAGCGCCAAGGTCGAGGCGCAGATGCGCAAGGCGATCGCCAACCGCAAGCCGCGGTTCAACCAGGCCGGCGAGGATCTGACCAAGGTCCAGATGCTGGCTCGCAGGCTGGCGATGACCGGCAAGAGCTGGACCGTCGTCCAGTTCGGTCAGGTCGTGATCGGCCTTGGGCTGATCGTGGCGCTGCTTATCTATATGCGGTCGGGTCAATTGATGATGAGCCTGTTCATCGGATCGGCATTGGGCTTCGGCCTGCCGCACATGGTCGTCGGCCATTTCATCAAGCGCCGTCTCAATAAGTTCACCCAGCACTTTCCCGATGCCATCGATCTACTGGTGCGCGGCCTGCGCTCGGGCCTGCCCGTCACCGAGACGCTGCAGGTCGTCGCCAAGGAAATCCCCGGCCCGGTGGGCGAGGAGTTCAAGCTGGTGACCGAGCGGATCAAGATCGGCCGCTCGATGGAAGATGCGCTGCAGGAAAGCGCCAACCGCCTGCAGACGCCCGAATTCAACTTCTTCTGCATCACGCTCGCCATCCAGCGCGAGACCGGCGGCAACCTCGCCGAGACGCTGTCCAACCTCGGCGCGGTGCTGCGCTCGCGTGCGCAGATGAAGCTCAAGATCCGCGCGCTTTCGTCCGAATCCAAGGCGTCGGCCTATATCGTGGGATCGCTGCCGTTCCTGGTGTTCATCATGATCTGGTGGGTGAACCCCGAATATCTGGCCGGCTTCTTCAGTGAAGAGCGGCTGATGATCGCCGGACTCGGCGGGCTGCTCTGGATGAGCATCGGCGTCTTCATTATGGCCAAAATGGTCAGTTTCGAAATCTGA
- the cpaB gene encoding Flp pilus assembly protein CpaB yields MDKRKVILLAGALLVALCTAFLARSLFTGSAAPEVTAAVQVAEPNGPRVLVANRSLPVGTIITPDSVAFQPWPAKLVSNAYFLEDGAKIETLLGTVVRNAITAGQPVTQGSLVKPGDRGFLAAALGPGMRAVTVPVSARTGVAGFVFPGDRVDLVLTQSVEGEGGPALKASETIIRNLRVLATDQRVNAENAEGNTEVIAFSTVTVEATPKLAEKIAVAQTIGTLSLSLRSIADNEAELERSMAAGDVSVPEGADRKTENKFLKALATRPVDTDVTYVTGGDVSRFQRRSVPPMSSGRRQSEYAGPIPAGAPAASAPAPSVPMGPVVRVARGNDVTVVPVGGK; encoded by the coding sequence ATGGATAAACGGAAAGTCATCCTGCTGGCAGGCGCGCTACTGGTCGCGCTTTGCACCGCATTTCTGGCCCGAAGCCTTTTCACCGGCTCGGCCGCGCCGGAGGTTACGGCCGCCGTGCAGGTGGCAGAGCCCAACGGCCCCCGCGTCCTGGTGGCGAATCGTTCGCTGCCCGTCGGTACCATCATCACACCCGACAGCGTCGCCTTCCAGCCCTGGCCCGCCAAGCTGGTGAGCAACGCCTATTTCCTGGAAGACGGCGCCAAAATCGAAACGCTGCTGGGCACCGTGGTGCGCAACGCGATCACCGCCGGACAGCCGGTCACGCAAGGATCGCTGGTCAAGCCGGGCGATCGCGGCTTCCTGGCAGCAGCGCTCGGCCCCGGCATGCGCGCCGTCACCGTGCCCGTATCGGCCCGCACCGGCGTTGCCGGCTTCGTGTTTCCCGGTGACCGCGTCGACCTTGTCCTGACCCAGTCGGTCGAGGGCGAAGGCGGCCCGGCGCTGAAAGCGTCCGAAACCATCATCCGCAACCTGCGCGTCCTCGCCACCGACCAGCGCGTCAACGCCGAGAACGCCGAAGGCAACACCGAGGTGATCGCCTTCTCCACCGTCACCGTCGAAGCCACGCCAAAGCTGGCCGAGAAGATCGCGGTGGCACAGACCATCGGCACGCTCAGCCTTTCGCTGCGCTCGATCGCGGACAACGAGGCCGAGCTCGAACGCTCGATGGCGGCAGGCGATGTCTCTGTGCCCGAAGGCGCCGATCGCAAGACCGAAAACAAGTTCCTCAAGGCGCTCGCCACCCGCCCGGTCGATACCGACGTGACCTATGTCACCGGCGGCGATGTCTCGCGCTTCCAGCGTCGCAGCGTTCCGCCGATGTCGAGCGGTCGTCGTCAATCCGAATATGCCGGCCCCATACCCGCCGGTGCACCTGCTGCCAGCGCCCCTGCCCCGTCCGTGCCCATGGGCCCGGTCGTGCGGGTTGCGCGTGGAAATGATGTGACCGTTGTTCCGGTCGGAGGGAAATGA
- a CDS encoding type II secretion system F family protein: protein MGVDVIFVATLLAAVATLAVMIAIYAATTVRDPMAKRVKALSERREQLKAGITASTAKKRTRIVHKSDTTDKMRSTLQSLRVLQDEQLKSAQQKLAQAGIRSKDVAVAIIFGRMVLPIALGGLAALLIYGLGVLVPDWTPMKKFGLFATILLLSYKAPDLFVQNIISKRTDAIRKGLPDALDLLVICAEAGLTVDAAFNRVAKELGRAYPELGDEFALTAIELAFLTERRQAFENLAYRVALDSVRGVVTTMIQTEKYGTPLASALRVLSAEFRNERMMRAEEKAARLPAIMTVPLILFILPTLFVVILGPAACSIADAFAKQ from the coding sequence ATGGGGGTCGACGTGATCTTTGTCGCCACGCTGCTTGCAGCGGTTGCGACGCTTGCCGTGATGATTGCCATCTATGCCGCCACCACCGTGCGCGATCCCATGGCCAAGCGGGTCAAGGCGCTGAGCGAGCGGCGCGAGCAGCTGAAGGCAGGGATCACCGCATCCACCGCCAAGAAGCGCACGCGCATTGTCCACAAGAGCGACACCACCGACAAGATGCGCAGCACGCTGCAATCGCTGCGCGTGCTCCAGGACGAGCAGCTCAAATCGGCGCAGCAGAAGCTCGCGCAGGCAGGTATCCGCTCAAAGGACGTCGCGGTTGCAATCATCTTTGGCCGCATGGTGTTGCCGATCGCGCTGGGCGGGCTTGCCGCGTTGCTGATCTATGGCCTGGGCGTGCTGGTCCCCGACTGGACGCCGATGAAGAAGTTCGGCCTGTTCGCGACCATCCTGCTGCTGAGCTACAAGGCGCCCGACCTGTTCGTGCAGAACATCATCTCCAAGCGCACCGATGCCATCCGCAAGGGCCTGCCCGACGCGCTCGATCTGCTGGTGATCTGCGCCGAGGCCGGTCTCACCGTCGATGCCGCATTCAACCGCGTCGCCAAGGAACTGGGCCGCGCCTATCCCGAGCTCGGCGACGAGTTCGCGCTGACCGCGATCGAGCTCGCCTTCCTCACCGAACGGCGCCAGGCGTTCGAGAACCTCGCCTATCGCGTGGCACTGGACTCGGTGCGCGGGGTGGTCACCACCATGATCCAGACCGAAAAATACGGCACGCCATTGGCGTCCGCGCTGCGTGTGCTGTCGGCCGAGTTCCGCAACGAGCGCATGATGCGCGCCGAGGAAAAGGCCGCCCGCCTGCCCGCGATCATGACCGTGCCGCTGATCCTGTTCATCCTGCCGACGCTCTTCGTCGTCATCCTGGGTCCGGCAGCCTGTTCGATCGCCGACGCTTTCGCCAAGCAGTGA